The nucleotide window AAGATCAGGTCGGCCACGGAGTCGTTGGTGCGGCGCAGCCGGCGGGCCAGCACGCGCAGCAGCTGCTCACCGATCTCGGGGTGCGCGGTGATCCACGGGCGCAGCATGTGGTTGGGCATCTTCGCCAGGCGCACGTCGGTGACGGCGGTGGCGGTCGCGGTGCGCGGGCCCGGGTCGAACACCGAGAGCTCACCGAACTGGTCGGAGGGCCCCATGACGGCCAGCACGTTCTCGCGGCCGTCCGGCGCGCGCCGGGACAGCTTGATCTTGCCGGAGAGGACGACATAGAGGCTGTCGCCCGACTCGCCCTCGTTGAAGACCACCCGGCCGCGGGGGAGGGTCACCGTCTCCAGGGCGCTGGCCACGGGCTCGGCGGCCTCCTCCGACAGCCCCTGGAACAGACCGGACTGGGCAAGGACCTCGTCCACGCTCACCTCTCGCAACGTCCTCACGGGTGCGATGGCGACCCGCGTCCTGTCGAGTCTAGAGC belongs to Modestobacter sp. L9-4 and includes:
- a CDS encoding Crp/Fnr family transcriptional regulator, translated to MDEVLAQSGLFQGLSEEAAEPVASALETVTLPRGRVVFNEGESGDSLYVVLSGKIKLSRRAPDGRENVLAVMGPSDQFGELSVFDPGPRTATATAVTDVRLAKMPNHMLRPWITAHPEIGEQLLRVLARRLRRTNDSVADLIFTDVPGRVAKALLQMADRFGSRESDGLRVKHDLTQEELAQLVGASRETVNKALADFVHRGWIQLQGKSVVVLDEERLRRRAR